In one window of Vulpes vulpes isolate BD-2025 chromosome 1, VulVul3, whole genome shotgun sequence DNA:
- the TCP11 gene encoding T-complex protein 11 homolog — translation MPDVEEKMPLTDPGDAECRSCKPETSAATREDPSGVEDAPACLIDTVDDVSKLSNKVGKNRGLHMEEKVSPPSSLEDKIKETMHNAFWNHLKEQLSATPPDFSCALELLKEIKEILLSLLLPRQSRLRSEIEEALDTELLNQKAEHGALNVPHLSKYILNMMTLLCAPVRDEAVQNLENITDPVQLLRGIFQVLGLMKMDMVNYTIQSLQPHLQEHSIQHERATFQELLNKQPSLLDHTTKWLTQAAADLTMPLPTCPDTLDSTSMASSSPNEAVSSPEPLSPTMVLSQGFLNLLLWDPENEEFPETLLMDRTRLQELESQLHQLTILASVLLVASSFSGSVLFGSPQFVDKLKHITKDLMEEFKSRPEEALQTVSEQVSQEIHQSLKNMGLAALSGDNAASLIGQLQNIAKKENCVRSVIDQRIHLFLKCCLVLGVQRSLLDLPGGLTVIEAELAELGQKFVSLTHHNQKVFGPYYTEILKTLIPPAQALDTEVESV, via the exons ATGCCGGACGTCGAGGAGAAAATGCCCCTGACGGACCCAGGCGACGCAGAGTGCAGGTCCTGCAAGCCCGAGACCTCCGCCGCGACCCGGGAAGACCCGAGCGGCGTGGAGGACGCCCCCGCCT GTCTGATAGACACGGTTGACGATGTTTCTAAGCTGAGCAACAAGGTTGGAAAGAATCGTGGTTTGCACATGGAAGAAAAGGTTTCACCTCCAAGCAG TTTGGAAGATAAGATCAAGGAGACCATGCACAATGCCTTTTGGAACCATCTCAAAGAGCAATTGTCAGCTACTCCCCCAGACTTCAGCTGTGCTCTtgaacttctgaaagaaattaaagag ATCTTGCTTTCACTGCTGTTACCACGCCAGAGCCGCCTAAGAAGTGAGATTGAAGAAGCACTAGATACAGAGCTCCTCAATCAGAAAGCAGAACATGGAGCCCTGAATGTCCCTCATCTCTCTAAGTACATTCTCAACATGATGACTTTGCTGTGCGCACCAGTTCGAGACGAAGCAGTACAGAATCTAGAGAACATTACGGACCCTGTTCAGTTACTGAG AGGGATCTTCCAGGTTCTGGGGCTGATGAAAATGGACATGGTGAACTACACTATCCAGAGCCTTCAGCCTCACCTGCAGGAACATTCCATCCAGCACGAACGGGCTACGTTCCAGGAACTCCTCAATAAACAGCCAA GTCTCCTAGATCACACCACCAAGTGGCTGACCCAAGCAGCAGCAGACCTCACCATGCCACTCCCGACTTGCCCCGACACTTTGGACTCCACCAGTATGGCCTCCTCCTCCCCGAACGAGGCAGTCAGCAGCCCAGAGCCCCTTAGCCCTACAATGGTGCTATCGCAGGGTTTCCTGAACCTCCTTCTCTGGGACCCGGAAAATGAAGAGTTCCCTGAG ACGCTGCTGATGGACAGGACCCGGCTGCAGGAGCTGGAGTCCCAGTTGCACCAGTTGACCATCCTGGCCTCAGTTCTGCTAGTGGCCAGTAGTTTCTCAGGCAGTGTTTTGTTTGGCTCACCTCAGTTTGTGGATAAGCTGAAACATATAACCAAAGACCTGATGGAGGAGTTTAAGTCCAG GCCTGAGGAGGCTCTGCAGACTGTGAGTGAACAGGTGTCTCAGGAAATCCATCAAAGCCTCAAGAACATGGGCCTTGCTGCTCTGAGCGGTGACAACGCAGCATCTCTGATAGGACAGCTCCAGAACATTGCCAAGAAGGAAAATTGTGTCCGCAGTGTCATTG ATCAGCGGATCCACCTGTTTCTCAAATGCTGTTTGGTCCTCGGTGTGCAGAGATCTCTCTTAGACCTCCCTGGAGGCCTCACTGTCATCGAAGCAGAACTGGCGGAACTAGGCCAAAAGTTTGTCAGCCTAACGCATCACAATCAGAAAGTATTTGGCCCCTACTACACAGAGATCCTAAAAACCCTAATCCCTCCAGCCCAGGCTCTGGACACAGAGGTGGAGTCCGTCTGA